The Ostrea edulis chromosome 1, xbOstEdul1.1, whole genome shotgun sequence genomic sequence GTCTGTTCAGAGATTTCACaccgtaatttttaattatgtaGTCAGATTTGTTACTGTCGGAATCAGTCATGAAAACTGTAAATGAAAGAGAAGCAGAGTTATGAATGTGTTTTGATTGATGTCGAAGTACCATCACCCAGAAATGTGTAGATTTTTCAtctgatatgtacatgtagatctgtaTTTATTATTGTGTATCAAATCTGACAGCTCTGTTGTTGAGAAACAcagggctcaacattaactttttttcctacttgtccattcggacaagggacaaagatatttacttgtccgaacttcaatttcacttgtccgaaaaaaaaatcaaaaatgatctaatattgtcaacttgaaaactgtatttaatttacttaagATATAGTCCACTTTTATAcctgcttgattgatttttgatcttattctcttgataaaaacaacaaacaaataaaacaaaattttatccaGACTTCCTATCTTGAATCAATGACTTCATAAAGTAGTACGTAATAAGTGAACACCGATCCCGATCGAGTGTGATCAGCTAGTTTACATAGCGATTGATATTgggatcgaagttcattttTCATGTATTACTTCCGACTCTGAACTACCGATAAACTTTTCACCAAATTGTTTGGAGActtttttacataaaaaagcacttgtccaatcGGACAAGTGCCCATCAATACTCACTTGTCCAAAATGTTTTTCCACTGGTACCAGACAAGCGGACAAACGTTAATGTTGACCCCTGAAACATGATATGTATTTTACTTCTTATAAAGAAAAGCTTCACAAATTTAATTAACCAGCAAAACTGCTGAAAAATATCAACAGCAAAAAGAGATTTGCAGTATTTTTATAACAGAGACACCTAGCATATGGATGTGCTCAATACATAGAAATAAAACGATAAAAACAGAGACATTGTGCTGAATAGTGATAGAAAAATAGAACAGGAGTGGTGCTCAACATAGAGATAGAGAGAACAAAGACATTGTGCTCAATACATAGAGATAGAGAGAACAAAGACATTGTGCTCAATACATAGAGATAGAGAGAACAAAGACATTGTGCTCAATACATAGAGATAGAGAGAACAAAGACATTGTGTTCAATACATAGAGATGGAGAAAACAGACATTGTGTTCAATACATAGAGATGGAGAGAACAGACATTGTGTTCAATACATAGAGATGGAGAGAACAGACATTGTGTTCAATACATAGAGATGGAGAGAACAAAGACATTGTGTTCAATACATAGAGATAGAGAGAACAAAGACATTGTGTTCAATACATAGAGATAGAGAAAACAGACATTGTGTTCAATACATAGAGATAGAGAAAACAGACATTGTGTTCAATACATAGAGATGGAGAGAACAGACATTGTGTTCAATACATAGAGATGGAGAGAACAGACATTGTGTTCAATACATAGAGATGGAGAGAACAAAGACATTGTGTTCAATACATAGAGATAGAGAGAACAAAGACATTGTGTTCAATACATAGAGATAGAGAAAACAGACATTGTGTTCAATACATAGAGATAGAGAAAACAGACATTGTGTTCAATACATAGAGATGGAGAGAACAGACATTGTGTTCAATACATAGAGATAGAGAAAACAGACATTGTGTTCAATACATAGAGATAGAGAAAACAGACATTGTGTTCAATACATAGAGATAGAGAAAACAGACATTGTGTTCAATACATAGAGATAGAGAGAACAGACATTGTGTTCAATACATAGAGATAGAGAGAACAAAGGCATTGCATTCAATATATAGAGATAGAGAAAACAGACATTGTGTTCAATACATAGAGATAGAGAGAACAGACATTGTGTTCAATACATAGAGATAGAGAGAACAAAGGCATTGCATTCAATATATAGAGATAGAGAAAACAGACATTGTGTTCAATACATAGAGATAGAGAGAACAGACATTGTGTTCAATACATAGAGATAGAGAGAACAAAGGCATTGCATTCAATATATAGAGATAGAGAAAACAGACATTGTGTTCAATACATAGAGATAGAGAGAACAGACATTGTGTTCAATATATAGAGATAGAGAGAACAAAGGCATTGCATTCAATATATAGAGATAGAGAAAACAGACATTGTGTTCAATACATAGAGATAGAGAAAACAGACATTGTGTTCAATACATAGAGATAGAGAGAACAGACATTGTGTTCAATACATAGAGATAGAGAGAACAAAGGCATTGCATTCAATATATAGAGATAGAGAAAACAGACATTGTGTTCAATACATAGAGATAGAGAGAACAGACATTGTGTTCAATACATAGAGATAGAGAGAACAAAGGCATTGCATTCAATATATAGAGATAGAGAAAACAGACATTGTGTTCAATACATAGAGATAGAGAGAACAGACATTGTGTTCAATACATAGAGATAGAGAGAACAAAGGCATTGCATTCAATATATAGAGATAGAGAAAACAGACATTGTGTTCAATACATAGAGATAGAGAGAACAGACATTGTGTTCAATACATAGAGATAGAGAGAACAAAGGCATTGCATTCAATATATAGAGATAGAGAAAACAGACATTGTGTTCAATACATAGAGATAGAGAGAACAGACATTGTGTTCAATATATAGAGATAGAGAGAACAAAGGCATTGCATTCAATATATAGAGATAGAGAGAACAGACATTGTGTTCAATATATAGAGATAGAGAGAACAAAGGCATTGCATTCAATATATAGAGATAGAGAAAACAGACATTGTGTTCAATACATAGAGATAGAGAGAACAGACATTGTGTTCAATACATAGAGATAGAGAGAACAAAGGCATTGCATTCAATATATAGAGATAGAGAGAACAGACATTGTGTTCAATATATAGAGATAGAGAGAACAGACATTGTGTTCAATACATAGAGATAGAGAGAACAGACATTGTGTTCAATACATAGAGATAGAGAGAACAAAGGCATTGCATTCAATATATAGAGATAGAGAGAACAGACATTGCATTCAATATATAGAGATAGAGAGAACAGACATTGTGTTCAATATATAGAGATAGAGAGAACAAAGGCATTGCATTCAATATATAGAGATAGAGAAAACAGACATTGTGTTCAATACATAGAGATAGAGAGAACAGACATTGTGTTCAATACATAGAGATAGAGAGAACAAAGGCATTGCATTCAATATATAGAGATAGAGAGAACAGACATTGTGTTCAATATATAGAGATAGAGAGAACAGACATTGTGTTCAATACATAGAGATAGAGAGAACAGACATTGTGTTCAATACATAGAGATAGAGAGAACAAAGGCATTGCATTCAATATATAGAGATAGAGAGAACAGACATTGTGTTCAATATATAGAGATAGAGAGAACAGACATTGTGTTCAATACATAGAGATAGAGAGAACAGACATTGTGTTCAATACATAGAGATAGAGAGAACAAAGGCATTGCATTCAATATATAGAGATAGAGAGAACAGACATTGTGTTCAATATATAGAGATAGAGAGAACAGACATTGTGTTCAATACATAGAGATAGAGAGAACAGACATTGTGTTCAATACATAGAGATAGAGAGAACAAAGGCATTGCATTCAATATATAGAGATAGAGAGAACAGACATTGTGTTCAATATATAGAGATAGAGAGAACAGACATTGTGTTCAATACATAGAGATAGAGAGAACAGACATTGTGTTCAATACATAGAGATAGAGAGAACAAAGGCATTGCATTCAATATATAGAGATAGAGAGAACAGACATTGTGTTCAATACATAGAGATAGAGAGAACAGACATTGTGTTCAATACATAGAGATAGAGAGAACAGACATTGTGTTCAATACATAGAGATAGAGAGAACAGACATTGTGTTCAATACATAGAGATAGAGAGAACAGACATTGCATTCAATATATAGAGATGGAGAGAACAGACATTGCATTCAATATATAGAGATGGAGAGAACAGACATTGCATTCAATATATAGAGATGGAGAGAACAGACATTGCATTCAATATATAGAGATGGAGAGAACAGACATTGCATTCAATATATAGAGATGGAGAGAACAGACATTGCATTCAATATATAGAGATGGAGAGAACAGACATTGCATTCAATATATAGAGATGGAGAGAACAGACATTGCATTCAATATATAGATTTAGCAAGATAGAACAAATGAATGGTGCTTAAACAGATGAATAGTGCTCAATACTTAGAGATAGAAAGATAAGACAAAGGAATAGTGTTAAGTACATAGAGATAGAAAGATACCTGTAGGACAGAGGAATGATGGACAgaacatagatagatagatagatagatagataggaCAGATGCACTGTGCTCAATACCAGAGACATATATACCATATTTATGGTGGATCGTATGGCTCTGTCATTATAGTGATAGAAAGATAGAACAGAGGAATGGTGCTCAATACATAGAGATAGAACAGAGAAATACCTTTATTCTATCTTTCTATCACTATGTACTGAACATCATGCCTCTAGAACTGTCAGGAAAAATGCTTTAAGTATATGGCCTTAGATGGTAGAATTGTGTGATAGATGGTGAATCTATACTGGATATTTTGCCGTTGATAAGGAGATTGGGTGTTGTGTGGGATGATGCCAGTCTTTTTAGTACAGGTCAGAGTTAAGTAAACCATGCTATCTTCCTAACCCCTTCTCAAGCATCATGAACAGAATGCCCGAATTGCCTCTGTCAACCATGTGTTTTTGCAGAAAGCAGTAGACAGTCCTGTGGTGGCTcaatattatacagttattgactgggttcgaggacaacagctgttttgtttgacccgaggacggatctgttgcccgaagccgtaggctgaggtcaacagatccgttcgagggtcaaacaaaacagctgttgtccgaggacccagtctataactgttttgttatacaccttaaTTTTTAGGCTGTTTTACTAACACATGGTTTGTTGATTGTGTACGTTTATCAACGTATCCACTAGTGTAAAAGAAAACATGCCCAATATCATTACCGAAGTATGAAAGATCGgaagatataaataaatcaattaacGTTTATTATTCATGAATTTTCacaatacatatgtaaatataacaaCAAGGTCCACGTGAACAGAAACTACAGAAGCTCATTCTATTCTGgggttgaaatttcagggtgtGTTTGTAATCATTAGCTTTTTAACTTTTAGTTTTTTCCACCATAGTCATTAATAACGACTGAACAGttattaaaactgtattttggACAAACATTTTCTTTCGAAACGCACGTGATTTGGTTATTGACGGTGCTAGGCTCAGGAATGTTAGACTGTGCAACGGTTGAATTCTGTTCAAGCACAGAAACCATCATATTGTTTAATTCCTGACTATCTATTTCTAGAAAGTCAACATTTTCTAAATTCGCATTATCAGAGCTTGTAGCAGTGATCACTTCTGGAGCTGGTGCTGTCTGTGGGATTACTTGTTCTGCCAATGCGTTAGACATTTCGCGTTTCTTTTTCTCCCGTGCTTTTGAGACGTAATGTTTTAAACTTGTTTCCGATTTATGTTTTGAGACAGTCATAATATGCCTCCCTTCATACCCACTTTCATCCAGAAGAGTTATGCAGGTAGCCCTAATGCAGTGATTACTGTACACTTTAGAAAGATCTGCTTGTTTACTTATATTCTGCATCATTTGGCCGAGGGAGTTCTTGCCCAGAACCATGTTGTCATACCAAATCGATGGATCCTCACTTTCAGCTTGAAAACTCTTGGGCCGTTGCCATAAGAAATGACAACCTGGATTTAATTTCGTCAGGTATTTCTCGAAGCTTAGAACAGGGCAGTGTGGGGTTCCTAGAATAAAATTAAACTAaaatcagttttttaaaaaatacttctCTACAATTATTAAGTTCATAAATTAAAATAAGATTAAGACAAGACAGAAAACTTTCTGAATGATATAACTATCTAGAACACACAaagcaaaatgaaattgatattggTTTCAAGTGTGCaacaagtgaaatatacatgccACGATATATATCTGGAAAAATGTTGTTAATCTCTATTTTATGGAATAGACAGGCTGACGTCAATCGCCTGTGAAATGTGTTGAAATGGCCCTAAGTATAACACTGATTCATATAAATTTTTACTAGTTTCTTACCTGGTTTTTCGTACATCCTACCGCCACCATCATCCACATCATCTGTTCCACCCTGGTGATTTTTAGTGAGCCTTGGTTTCACGTTTACAACATATCTCCTCCCACTAGCACCAGTGTTTACTACAAAATCTTCTTTGGTCATATTGCGAAGGTTTTCCCTTCCGCGGTTACACAAAAACATCATCAGTTCAAAAAACACCTTAAATTGCAGAGATTTAGGGTCTTTAGTCGATAAAGTATCGGTGGAATACAATTTTCTTATATCTTCCTCGGAAATAATTTCCTTATGTTTGCTTTCACCACCCCCTTCCATTTTCagctttttcaaacaagcatgAAAAATTTTGTTGGCCTCCTTGAATCTGTCGTCATTTACAATGTCAAATTTGTGcgttttttcaaatgttttctgTAAACCGTACCTGAGAGAAATCATTGTTTTCTTAGCATAAGGCTCTCCATTGCGATTTCTGACGTTACAATAAAATTTCTTCAGAACAAGAGCCAATTCTTCGGCAGGTATATcttgtatatcatcataattCCGTTGAAGCATTTCGTtgatatattgttcaaaaatatttttcgcAACGTTGATAACATTTTTCGTATTCCTGCTTTCCGTTTGATCTAATAGAGTCTGTATCTCATCATCACTAAAATTAGTAAACCTCGCCATTACGTAAAAACAGCAGACTGATAATCACGTGACTTGCGTAGCCAATAGAAATAGAGCAGACAATTGCCCGGTCAACAGTTCGAAAActattgaccggtcaatagaccACGAGTGTGAAAGTTGATTTAACAGTTGAAATGTTCGTTTTAGAttgtattagttttatatagggaaaaaattaaggtgtataacaaaacaaattGTTATACAACTTCATTTctttttctatataaaactaatacgatttagaaccaacattttaactgttaaatcAACTCTCACACTCGTggtctattgaccggtcaaca encodes the following:
- the LOC125674728 gene encoding uncharacterized protein LOC125674728 — encoded protein: MLQRNYDDIQDIPAEELALVLKKFYCNVRNRNGEPYAKKTMISLRYGLQKTFEKTHKFDIVNDDRFKEANKIFHACLKKLKMEGGGESKHKEIISEEDIRKLYSTDTLSTKDPKSLQFKVFFELMMFLCNRGRENLRNMTKEDFVVNTGASGRRYVVNVKPRLTKNHQGGTDDVDDGGGRMYEKPGTPHCPVLSFEKYLTKLNPGCHFLWQRPKSFQAESEDPSIWYDNMVLGKNSLGQMMQNISKQADLSKVYSNHCIRATCITLLDESGYEGRHIMTVSKHKSETSLKHYVSKAREKKKREMSNALAEQVIPQTAPAPEVITATSSDNANLENVDFLEIDSQELNNMMVSVLEQNSTVAQSNIPEPSTVNNQITCVSKENVCPKYSFNNCSVVINDYGGKN